The Arachis ipaensis cultivar K30076 chromosome B05, Araip1.1, whole genome shotgun sequence nucleotide sequence TTATggataggctgttcttggagttaaacgccaactttggtgccagtttgggcgtttaactccaattctcgtgccagtttgggtgttttacgccaagatattttaggctggctttggatgccagtttgggccatcaaaactcagacaaagtataaactattatgtattgctggaaagcccagaatgtctactttctaacgcaattgagagcacgctaattgggcttttgtagctctagaaaatccacttcaagtgcaggagggtcagaatccaacagcatctgcagtccttttttagcctctgaatcagatttttggtcaggtcccttaattttagccagaaaatacctgaaatcacagaaaaatacacaaactcatagtaaagttcagaaatgtgatttttgcataaaaaataataaaaatataataaaaagtaactaaaacatactaaaaactatgtaaaaacaatgccaaaaagggtataaattatctgctcatcacgcGCCCCCCTTTTTTTTCAGAAACATCAAGAATGCCTAATTATCATGAATTCAGTGGCCAAACAAGCCAAAAGGgtcaaaaacacccaaaactcaatgcaatactgatgcgtgagcatctttcctatcttttcctagtgaatttgcatttaaattgttgagttaaATCAAGAATTGATTATCATTTATCcactttggatgctactttgagtcttgtgaaattttgtttaatttaggTACTATTCGgctagatttgatggagtttgcgtagaaaaagagaagaaggcaaatgatgctgtcaaccctgacctctctacactcaaacctgaatatctggagctacagaggtccaatggacgtgattttagtggagttggaaagctaacttttagagctttccaatgatatataatagtctattatTCTTCTCCACCAAGTCAGcaaaggtggcgcctaacttgagatttctcaagttaggcgcaaagACAAGCCATCCACATCAATCCAGCGCAGCCAAGgctgtgcctaacttgagataattcaagttaggcgcaagaatGAAGGAAAAGCGCTAAAGAAGTCTGCCTAGGCTGCACCTAACTTGAGAtttttcaagttaggcgcaagataCCAACAAGCACGCATAAGGAGCAACTCACACTCCAAGTAAGGCGCATGAATCCTTGAGTTAGGCGCAACCTCACCCACTCAAACTCCAATCCATGCGGCCAGGACCAAGTAAGGCAAGGacaatcccaagttaggcgcatgATTTCCTAAATCAAGTGGTCCCAGCATCCAAAATAAGGCTATtcgaagattttattttaaaaataggaaaagatgttattttagttttagaaaatatatttttacattaattaggattagatataaaaggaaaaagaatcagcccttcgggctcttctcttctcttctagcTCATTCCGGAATTGACAATTTTTCagaattcttattttctctctgaaccatgagcaactaaacctccattgttaaggttaggagctctgtctattgtatggattgatactattatttttttattttaattcatgtattgatttctatttcaagaattgttttcgttctttgtcttatgaatttgggtggaacggaagtatgacccttgttctaattgagttcttgtataacttggaaaagctctttacttgaacaacagcttgaaaacaatttatcctaaacttctaattatctagacttaacgggatacgtgacatataatccttttatatttggataattagagtttctgtggcacataaactagaattgaactttatcctctaattggaattaagtgaccaaggaattggcggttgatgaaagttagagcagactaagaaggtctaaggaattagggcttagtcatatatactttgccatgaattgaatcttacatgattaaaatagttagtaagaaaagtcaatccgaaaaatagatatctctgaagccttaactgtttctccatacataTTTCATAACCCGTTTACTACTTGCTTTATTAATTTTCTGAATTTACTTTTTCATGCTTCTAAGTTCTCAAACATCATTTTCTGTtagtgaaggttgtggtaggcttagagaagggggttgaatctatgccttccttttagttgctgtgttacccttttaaaacagatttgcaattctaattctgttttaacttagcagcggaaaattatgagacaatttatttttgtctcatgaatatcagaaaacagaacacagcagagaagagaaaagctaacaccagcatatatcctggttcggttgccttgtgctatgcaacctacatccagtctcctccacaactatggaagaatttcactatagttaacagtattacatacaccaataactcaggattgacccaatcctttcacactcaagttctaacctaacttgacattggctatgctaatacctaactattcactcttagtgctaacccaactaagaaagggatacctcacaggtacaagatacaagacataaacacacctaaagaaatctgaaaataactctaggattttctctcaagtgtatcactcagccatttttcactcatggcttttacttgagctttctcacaatgccttttctcactagaaattacagaatgataaacattgaaaagaacattacaatcagtaaaacatgaaggagattgacttcatcaattTCTTAAGCTTGATTTGGATTTTATTTTCTGCTATAGCTTCTGTGCATCAAGCTTGAAatctctctctcttgcttctttggttactagCTTATGGAagaagctttttctctctttctctttcttacttttctgatgCCATGATTTGACTTGAATAGAGAGGAGAGGAACGTTGCTTTTGGTTAAGCAAAAGAGAGGGATTTTCATTTCTGAAACCAAATCGGGCGTGGATCGGGTATTGGTATGCTTGGCCCGATTTAATTTCTTtggtttctttctttgctttttgcttgggctctttattttgctttcagcCCAATACTCTTTGCTGATTACTTTTTATTCCATTTGGGCTATTAACatttggcctgcaacaataaacaattagttaataagtaaatataattaatcaacactaattatttattttgcttaaaaataatgtttgtcatcactaattaatttagttaatttcttaactcaacaatctcccccttgatgacaaacatgatttaagcaATAATCAAAAGGAAATGAGTTTGAGTCAGGTTTAGAAAACTCCCTTTGAATTTTGTCATTTGCTTTTTTGTTGCTCCCCTTTTCCTTTTCAAGGTTAGCTCCCCCTGAATTtatgctcttctcttctttcctgttTACATATACTTATATGGAACTAAATAGATGCTATGTACCAACCAAAAGTATAGCAAACAGTGATAGTTTAAATGTCCAAAATAGAGCTTTAATACATCAGGGTCAGAATCAGATAGCAACATATCATAATCAGCCCAACATCAAGCTATTACCATCAGCAAACAGATTCAGCATGTGAAAACAAGTATTAATGCAGCAAAGATTATTCAACATGCAAACTCAAGTATGGATGCAGCAAAAATCCCAAattgctattactcccccttttgtcatcaagggcggataataaacaagatcaacaaaaacAAAATCTTGTATCCTGCAGAAAAGAGTTAGAGCACAGTTCAAAGTGCTAACTAAACTACCAAAGGTGCAGTAATATCcagagttattacagtcatccaaaatgaAACTGTTTAAAAGTACTAAAGAAGcagaattcatgagacaaaaaagAGAGCAGCAACAAcagtttttatgagacaaatcCTAGGCATCAGAGCCATTCCCCTCCGAagcagcttcctcttcaacatcagtggcaacgtcttcatcattttgaaggtTATCGATGAAGGTCATGAGCACAGCCACCCTATCCCTTGATTTCTTCaggaagttctcatgcttgctagccaGCTTCCTTTTCTCTTTGCTCAATTCAATTAAGTGATTCGACTGCCTGGATTTTGGTTGTGTTGGTTCGGGTATGGGTTCCTCAGTCGCCTGACGTTTGCCTTTGGAGGAGCCAGGCTTTGCTGAACCTGGTTTTGAGGAGCCAGGCTTGGAAGGTGTGGCCTTTGGTGGTGGCGTCGGCTTGACAGAGGCAGGAAATCTTGGGGTATTTTTGGTCCGAGCCATGGGGTCACAGCGAtgaggagaggtaggaggagaaggagaaggggtAAAGGTGCGGTCTTGAGAGCGAGTGGAAGGCTTTGTGGGTAGCTTGAAAATCTTCTCACGAGGAGGCCTTTCAggaatggttttcttcctcatttggttagtTTCAGTCTTTTAagggaagagaagcagtaaagtgaGTGGGAAGAAACCGAAGAGTGTGTGGagaagttatggagggaagagagggagtgttggtaaccgtacccaaaaagtggatttccaaaaccatgcaactgcatcaccatttgaaaagacttaaaaagacatgacctcattcaagaaagattttatttgattttaaaaaaaaataaaagggaagttaattttaaaatttgagagaaacaatcaaaattaaCCTGAAACACCTTTTTGGGCCAAAATTAAATCCTCTTGAAAACCTTTTGGGCCACAAAACATTTATTGAAAACCTTTCATGAAACACACAAGTcatcaaaaactaacaaacaagattGTAACATTCATATTTGGGCCTTGAGGTGATATGATATTAATGAAACACATTTGGACCACTCTTAATCTGAATATTGAGGTTGGCCCAGATTGAGATTCATTTGAAACAAGCCCAGAACACGTTGACTTGATGGAAACGTTCATCacttgcccagaattgtctcatgcctgtttatgagacaaaaagctccaGCAAATACATCAACATTTTTCAAACAaggaatcataactcaaaattcctagacaagtcctaagcatgcagaatctatcttcagctaatggttttgtaaaaatatctgctaattgctcctctgatttgacaaattgaatactaatat carries:
- the LOC107640769 gene encoding extensin-like, encoding MRKKTIPERPPREKIFKLPTKPSTRSQDRTFTPSPSPPTSPHRCDPMARTKNTPRFPASVKPTPPPKATPSKPGSSKPGSAKPGSSKGKRQATEEPIPEPTQPKSRQSNHLIELSKEKRKLASKHENFLKKSRDRVAVLMTFIDNLQNDEDVATDVEEEAASEGNGSDA